From the genome of Ignavibacteria bacterium:
CAGGCTCCTTGCCGTTGAAATTGCCACAGACGATAGAATTATCAGGTTAAGGTTCGATAAAATGAGCCTTTACTTCGCCGTAAGGGGTAAAAATACCAACGTCATACTCATTGACGAAGCCCTAAACACAGATTCTTTCAAAAAGACAAATGAAGCCCAATTGGAAAGTTTCCTTGAGGAAGTGACCAATAAAAAAATGTTCTCTTCCTACTTTCACAGGCCCAGCCTGGATGCTGTTACCGACCCGGTTAATTTTATAAGCCAGACAAAGCATATATTCCCGTCCATAGCCAAGGAAATGTTTTCTGAAACCTCTTTCAGGATGAAGGCTGAAACCCTCGAAGAGTTTAAGACTGAACTGGATACCGTTATAAGCGACATTGAATCCGGTGATATTGCCGTCTTCTTTTCCCCATCCGTAGGAAGAGTCGTTATGGCGCCTGAGGCTTTCAATATATTTGATTCTGAGGATAAAGCCACATTCAGCACATATCTTAAGGCCATAGATAACTTTTTAGCCAGAAGATACCAGCTCGGCAAAAGCCAGGACTTAAAAGGGATCATTTCAAAGTATCTGGAGCACCAGATATCAAGAACGGCAAACAAGCTTAACGAGATAAGGGCAAAAATTGACGTGCCTTCAAAAGAGGATCTCTACAGAAAGTACGGAAACCTTCTTCTTGCCAACATGCATACGCTCCATAAAGGGATGAAAAGTGCCGAATTGGCCGACTTTTACGAAGATGGCGCGCTTGTCAACATAAAGCTGGATGAGACAAAAGACCCCAAAGGCAATGCCGACCGCTATTTTGAGAAGGCGCGCGACGAAAAGCAGCTCAGAATTTCCTTGAGGGAGCTCTATGAAAGCCTGGAGAAGCATTACAGAGTTCTAATTGAAAACAAAAACACATTTGAAAACGCAAAAGAAATAAACGAGTACAGAAAAATCATGAAGGACCTTAATATAAAGGATGAACAGTCCGGAAGCTATAAACC
Proteins encoded in this window:
- a CDS encoding DUF814 domain-containing protein, producing the protein MYKNYFYLNRQIIELNAELQGSILTESFSQEKDRLILAFSKDGISSYLIISASQNEPYMHLRDEYHRARKNTVDFFTDYLTSRLLAVEIATDDRIIRLRFDKMSLYFAVRGKNTNVILIDEALNTDSFKKTNEAQLESFLEEVTNKKMFSSYFHRPSLDAVTDPVNFISQTKHIFPSIAKEMFSETSFRMKAETLEEFKTELDTVISDIESGDIAVFFSPSVGRVVMAPEAFNIFDSEDKATFSTYLKAIDNFLARRYQLGKSQDLKGIISKYLEHQISRTANKLNEIRAKIDVPSKEDLYRKYGNLLLANMHTLHKGMKSAELADFYEDGALVNIKLDETKDPKGNADRYFEKARDEKQLRISLRELYESLEKHYRVLIENKNTFENAKEINEYRKIMKDLNIKDEQSGSYKPDEGSKFKHYIIENKYHVYVGKDSANNDLLTVKFAKQNDYWFHARAVPGSHVVLRVENSKEAIPKPVLKKAASLAAFHSKAKTSKLAPVSYTLKKYVTKRKGMEPGKVALLKEDVLLVPPEVPQDCEFVNS